From a region of the Prevotella melaninogenica genome:
- a CDS encoding non-canonical purine NTP diphosphatase, translating to MKIVFATNNKHKLEEIKDILGKDFEIVSLAEIGCHEDIPETGATLEENARQKSTYIVEHYSHDCFADDTGLEVEALGGEPGVHSARYAEGTDHDSEANMRKLLANLEGKANRKACFRTIISLIIDGVEHQFEGKVEGRIATEKHGTEGFGYDPIFIPEGYDKSFAELGEEIKNQISHRARAVKKLAEYLGRLKG from the coding sequence ATGAAAATAGTATTTGCAACGAATAATAAACATAAGCTCGAGGAGATAAAGGACATCCTTGGAAAGGACTTTGAAATCGTCTCATTGGCTGAGATTGGCTGTCATGAGGATATCCCAGAAACTGGGGCTACATTGGAGGAGAACGCTCGCCAAAAGTCAACCTACATCGTTGAGCATTACAGCCACGATTGTTTTGCGGATGATACGGGGCTGGAGGTGGAGGCGCTCGGTGGTGAACCCGGTGTACATTCAGCTCGTTATGCAGAGGGAACTGACCACGATAGCGAGGCGAATATGCGTAAGCTGTTGGCAAACTTAGAAGGGAAAGCCAATCGTAAAGCCTGCTTTCGCACCATTATCTCGCTCATCATTGATGGTGTAGAACATCAGTTTGAGGGTAAGGTAGAGGGTAGAATCGCTACAGAGAAGCATGGGACGGAGGGTTTTGGATATGACCCTATCTTCATTCCAGAGGGTTATGACAAGAGCTTTGCAGAGTTAGGTGAGGAGATAAAGAACCAGATTTCCCATCGTGCAAGGGCTGTAAAGAAGTTGGCGGAATACTTAGGAAGGCTGAAAGGATAA
- a CDS encoding YitT family protein: MTIDQQLIRSEAKDYFFLTVGLIIYAAAFTVFLMPYEIVTGGVTGMSAVIYYATGFKIENTYMIINISLLIVALKILGFKFLMKTIYAIFALYFLLIFAQDLMPKDAAGHMVKMLGEDQAFMSLIIGCSLTGTGLAIVFLNNGSTGGTDIIAACVNKYHDISLGQVLMGVDILIVGSCLFFPQFGDVMERLHKMVFGYCTMFIECFMLDHVMNMRRESVQFMIFSWKHEEIAKAIVEETEHALTILDGHGWYTGNDMKVICLLAKRNESKTIFRIIKMVDPTAFVSQSSVIGVYGEGFDQIKIKAKKEMKKQEKKLAEAMKKPANEQK; this comes from the coding sequence ATGACCATTGATCAACAACTCATCCGATCCGAAGCCAAAGATTACTTTTTCTTGACCGTTGGCTTAATTATTTATGCTGCTGCCTTTACCGTCTTTCTAATGCCTTATGAGATAGTAACGGGTGGAGTGACGGGTATGTCTGCCGTAATCTACTATGCTACGGGTTTTAAGATTGAGAATACTTACATGATTATCAACATTTCGTTGTTGATAGTTGCTTTGAAGATATTGGGCTTTAAGTTCTTGATGAAGACCATCTATGCTATCTTTGCCCTTTATTTCCTATTGATTTTTGCGCAGGATCTGATGCCTAAGGATGCTGCAGGACACATGGTGAAGATGCTCGGTGAAGACCAAGCTTTTATGTCATTGATTATTGGGTGTAGCCTTACAGGTACGGGATTGGCTATCGTCTTCCTTAATAATGGTAGTACGGGTGGTACGGATATCATTGCTGCCTGTGTCAATAAGTATCACGATATCTCGTTAGGACAGGTCTTAATGGGTGTTGATATCTTGATTGTGGGTAGCTGTTTGTTCTTCCCTCAGTTTGGCGATGTCATGGAACGCTTGCATAAGATGGTCTTTGGTTACTGTACGATGTTCATCGAGTGTTTTATGTTAGACCATGTGATGAATATGAGACGCGAGTCAGTACAGTTCATGATCTTCTCTTGGAAACATGAAGAAATAGCCAAAGCGATTGTTGAGGAGACCGAGCATGCGCTGACTATCCTTGATGGACATGGTTGGTATACGGGCAATGATATGAAGGTCATCTGCTTGTTGGCAAAGCGTAACGAGAGTAAAACTATCTTCCGTATCATCAAGATGGTTGATCCAACAGCCTTCGTAAGCCAGAGTTCGGTTATCGGTGTCTATGGTGAAGGCTTCGATCAGATAAAGATTAAGGCTAAAAAGGAAATGAAAAAGCAGGAAAAGAAGTTGGCTGAAGCCATGAAAAAGCCTGCGAATGAACAGAAATAA